One genomic window of Coregonus clupeaformis isolate EN_2021a chromosome 12, ASM2061545v1, whole genome shotgun sequence includes the following:
- the vamp3 gene encoding vesicle-associated membrane protein 3 gives MSAPATEGSAPGNRRLQQTQAQVDEVVDIMRVNVDKVLERDSKLSELDDRADALQAGASQFETSAAKLKRKFWWKNCKMWAILIAVIVIILVIIIVWSTVP, from the exons GTCTGCTCCTGCTACAGAAGGCTCTGCGCCTGGCAACCGCCGCCTACAACAGACACAGGCCCAAGTGGATGAG gTGGTGGATATCATGCGTGTGAATGTGGACAAGGTGTTGGAGCGTGACTCGAAGCTGTCGGAGCTGGACGACAGGGCGGATGCATTGCAGGCCGGAGCCTCCCAGTTTGAGACCAGCGCTGCCAAACTCAAAAGGAAGTTCTGGTGGAAGAACTGCAAg ATGTGGGCCATCCTGATAGCGGTTATAGTCATCATCCTGGTCATCATCATCG TCTGGAGCACAGTGCCGTAA